tacagatctggcacagacgcagcaggtcctgttccTAATTTAGTAGTACCTAGTacctaatttgtggcatgttccaacaggttaatttgcacattttatttatattagaagaggtcatcactgattggattttattttcagtgaacttttatttatttgtcctgtttatttatcaggttgtattttttttcctactttgtgattttataagctaggaaaacttgaaggacaatggtaattttgctgtttgcactgttaacccactgtttaagccatacagtttgaataaatgtcgaatctgttcttacatttcaaacttgtttcattcgagtcattacagttttgcagtacaggtgtaactaatttaattggtttttattaattcaatttaattggtgtagtttagtagcatttagtatcttttagagcagtgttcttggggctccaaagactgaatgtgttgatagatttatagttaaaaagatggagttgaattggtattttctttattgtcatttttatcattatagatgccagaaattatcgtgatacatttttagtccataccgcccatccctaatatcaACATTTGAAATGATTTTGGGACGTTTGAAATCTCACTGAAAATACCTGGCGTTGATGATGTAACTGAGATCTGGAGGGAGGGCTCCGTTGTTGGCGACGCGCGCTGCCTCCGGGTTCGGGTAGGGCTTGGGGAAGTAGTCAGACAGCTTTCCTGGCCGGGTGAACATCTCCCCACTCTCATCAGGACCGTCCACCACCTCGACCTCAACACATCACACAAGATCACTGGTCAAAAAGATTCAAAACGCATCAGGAGACACGAGCAGGCGTCGCCCTCTGCTGGCAGAACCTGGTACTACACATGCAGTCctttctgtcaaagagcacagtttttgatgtataactcactcattgttccatacatgacttattgtgtggaggtttggggtaacacctataaaacaaatacaaaccctattttcctattacagaaaagagcgttaaggataattaatagatctgactattataaaccaacagataatctctttattagatataatactttaaaattccatgatatagtagagcagaaaaatgttttatttgcctttaaagcacaGCAGAAACTGCTACCAAACTAaattcaggacctgttccagataaaagaaaccgctatgacctgagggggaaactcatgtttgagacgacgacagcaagaacaaatattaaaaagagatgtacatcaattaaggcaagagaaatttggaatagttgtaataacaacctaaaaatgtgtagttctatcgtcaagtttaaggaaatgtttaaagaaaatactgtaaataaatataaaacactataaatataaagtatactatacaaaaacattctagaatgtgaaacgtcaattttatattttgtcttacttatttttgtcttttttatgtattgtttgtttccacagagtaaagttaatgtctcatatttaagctgatcataagaaaaaaagggtaggcactataagctacggcttcagcctacacctttttggcaaaggaaatgtttttttttttaccttttcatcttgttttgtaaaaagtgtgtacaagccgaaataaagattcataacaagTCCTAAAACCAGCTCACCTCCTCCGCTATGGTCTTGACCTCCTCCTCTGTGTGGGACACGCCAACCAGGTTTCTGAAGGCCAGGTACTCCATACTGTGGCAGGCTGAACACACTTGCTTGTACACTTGGTAACCACGGCGAATGCTGCAGGGGCGGACAAAGAAAGACAACGTAAAGTGGTAAATGTGGCCATCTTCGTCCTGCCGCGCCACTAAAAAGCTCCCGACGAGGCGGTAAAACTAACGACGACGGTGCGATGTTTGGCCACCCAACACACCTTCCATGGTCCAGGGAGGACAGGGGCCCGGCGTGGCTCCAGGGGTAGTTAGGGGGGTGCAGCTCCAGGTCTGACGCCTTCACAGACTGATGCAGCATCAAGGCGAGACCGGCTCCACCAGCGGCGACCACGCCTAGTGTTGTCAGGGCAACCCTCCTCTTACTCGGTAGACTGGCAAACGACATATGGGCCTATAAAGGGGAAGAAAGATGAGCAGAGTTGGTTTGTGCTAAATGAGACGCTGAAGAACATCTAACCTCTTCTTATGAAGCCGACGGGCTACTGCAGgacttaagcttgagttatggttctgcgtcaaaacgacgctgtgCCTATGGCGTGTGGTACgtgtcgacgcagaccacacgccgtcactgacgtgcacctcccgaaaattgtaactacacgtcgaggcgacgcatTTTAAGGCTTTACATGACTCTTAATAAACGTTATCCATTGAACACCAACCTTGTTTTCTTGGTGTCAACTGTGCACAAGACAAACTCTGCAAACctttgcaaataaataaataaataaattaactgcGACCCAAACACAATGTTTGCATAAATGTTGGGCAGCTCTGAAGTGTCTTTAGTGGTCTATATGTGTATTAAATATTCAATAAAAGAAAGGGTACATTCATGGTTTTGTCATTCCATCATGTTGTAAAGCATACAGATTATGTCTCGGTATAATTCCTATCCACCCTCAAAGGTCACCACGTCCCGGTGTGGCTAAACCGGTCTGATGAACTGCTGGGATTATTTGCGTGTGATTCTTCGCAAAAGTGAGCTAAGTTGCCACACCATGTGGTCACAACACAGACAACTAATATCATTACTACCATGTTACAGTCAAAAGCAGATTGTTTTTTTATCTAAAGCAACTTGGCCGAAGAACAAAGCTTCATAACTGAAAATGTCcttttttgaggaaaaaaagtataTTCTTGCAGAATGCCATTTTTGGACTATATAACTGTATTATGTTTTAAAGATACCGACTCGGTATTAGTGTCTTTCAAAGTGCATATTTGAGACCCCTGAGCTTCCGCATTTCAACCTCTAAAGTGAACAACAATCAAGCTTCAATAAAGTTAAAGACCCTTGCATAAAGTGCTAAGTTGATGAATAAATTTGAAAAGAGAAATATGTAAAATAACTCAAGGAAGCCGTTGAAAACATCACTTTATTTAAACTTGCTGTTCAGTTATTTATGCCAAAGGATATTTAATTACACTGCAGCAACAGTAAGCTTGACAACCTCTCTAATGTCACTGCTGTTTAGGAggatctatctatccatctatctataaataaataatacttcACTTGGAAAATATCTGTAAGATTAAGAGTTATCAGAATAATTTCCTACATATTTCTGTACATGTTGACGAGATTGATTAATCACGAGTCTAAAATGTTAAAATTAATGACTTACTTTGAAGTTTTTGATCCGTTGCTGATGAAAGATCAACAATCACAATTCAAAATTCAGGCTAATCTTAATTTTCCCTTCAGAATACTCAGAGCAAAGTTTACTTCATTCCAGTAGGATTGTGTATGGTGTGTGATCTGGTCTAGCTTATGAAACTGCCCTTCGCTGGTGCTCTTATAACCAGGCAGGGGCATCACATGACCACATCCCTTCACTTCAACGGTATcttaaagtagggctgggcgattatacgatctcgatttgtgatcgcgatcaaattaagttcgatcacggtgatcagctgtgggtctactttctcgatcacgtgcaaaacatgctgcagcaaagtgcacgacaaccaatcacaacccgctttcctggcaccgcgctgtctgcattaattgatcatgcatgacatgccgcggcaagttgcatgaccataggcagtaaactagtcacatctgcctcccctgcactggtgggagcaagcgtgaccagagagaataaaactacaagacaacaaccgcaggctagcgttagcttagcttcgagccgaccgggactcacggttagcggttatttatttatttatttcgccggacaacttcttctgagcgtacaggaggagggtgtgatggattcacaaaatgcccttcgtgatggatgtattgtgtattcgaaccgcactcattaaagttgtgattcgctctgcttgtaccacaaattactcatcaccgccgacttcagaaactccgcggccccgacatgggtgtgtgtgtgtgcgtgtgcgtgcgtgcgtgtgtgcgcgctcagcggagtgaatgtgtcggagcgcggaggcaacaagcagagctcaccagatgacgccgtaggctctgcgttggtgtaacgcgggaccataaatcagccttaagtccctttaggctaatactgtgagaaataacctctcataatagcggtactacagttaataaatgtaataaaactgccgtttctgctggctactgagtcctgtaagtggcgagtgagttttaactccttaattaccaaccagcgtcagagtcacgcacagtacacaaacagtgatgttagagagccacctgttggtcaatttaagcaaccgcatcgccagctgcttgacagtggctcaaatcatattagtttactgtttttgtttttaataatgtcattgcaattttatctatgcaattgtgaaaaaaatggcaaaataaatgaaaaactgtgaacaaccgcattccgtaggctattcagtactcagtattcagccaagtctttaaattttattccgcttcagtttcggcctcaaattttcattttggtgcatccctagttttttcggtgggtaccactggtagcattctggattcttgttaaaacatgctatttgctttatttgttaataaaaaaaaaactaatctctggtttctttctattttattccagaagggagggggggatcttctgatttaaaaaaatcgtgattaaaaatcgagatcattcaatatgggaaaaaaaatcgtgatcactttttttgccatatcgcccagccctatcttAAAGCCTCCGCTATCTCTACCTATCACACAGCACTCAGGAGGGATGTCCTTTACAAACTTCAATCCTTAGATCCAATCCCTACAAAAGCTATTGAGAGATGAATCTCAAAAACTGGTCACGCCAGTAAAAAGGACTGAAAATAGACTCAGAATCTATTTTCACAAATTTTAGTAtctttcagacacacacacacacatatatatatatatatatatatatatatatacacacacacatacatatgatATTTtacgatattttaccgttcacgatataatgtcaaaataattccccacggtaagaatttgtcatctcgcggtaaaaacgataaattcctgttgatgacgtttttgtgtaaatctgatttatggttctgcgttaaatcctaTAAAACATAtgtgaaggaagaaaggaaggaaatgagccagaaagaaagaaagaaataaagaaaggagccagaaagaaagaaagaaaggagccagaaagaaagaatgaaagaaattagtgctgggcggtatgaccaaaaatttatatcacggtatttttctaaattatatcggtttcacggtatatcacgtaattttttttttcgtgcacaactgggtgttaaccacattttctaatgatttggaaaggaattgctgcagtaaattggcttagaatggcctattttactgtcaaatccaatcaaataaatttgatttaggcttttcaaagaaaaaaatcttttacaaaattacaaggtagaaaatatttattgaacataaaaaactgaacattttttaatttcccagcattatgttgttttggttccacctcctggtgaatgttaggtaaaattcttatgtggttactttttggttggccaacgatttatgtttgtggtgcagccGTTAcaggagcggccagtctatttctttattttacaacgccgttattaattgttcgttttttttcccacttattccaccaaacacccaaagtgtttttttgccattttcggctgaacaatttcggttacggAACAATCTGTGCATCactgctgctaaacagtcccctcacaaacagtgtccagcagcgctacgttcccaacgttgtgtagctactgtacaaactcaccggtattacggtatatgaaacattcatatcataagaaaaataaacaccggtattcggtatgaaccggtataccgcccagcactaaaagaaatgtatcgttatcgggataaatggcagaaa
This genomic window from Cololabis saira isolate AMF1-May2022 chromosome 8, fColSai1.1, whole genome shotgun sequence contains:
- the LOC133449265 gene encoding cytochrome c1, heme protein, mitochondrial-like, whose protein sequence is MAALRVTVLSGSGKVLLSLPKALTAPKAHMSFASLPSKRRVALTTLGVVAAGGAGLALMLHQSVKASDLELHPPNYPWSHAGPLSSLDHGSIRRGYQVYKQVCSACHSMEYLAFRNLVGVSHTEEEVKTIAEEVEVVDGPDESGEMFTRPGKLSDYFPKPYPNPEAARVANNGALPPDLSYIINARHGGEDYVFSLLTGYCEPPAGVAVREGLYYNPYFPGQAIGMAPPIYNEVLEFDDGTPATMSQVAKDVCTFLRWASEPEHDQRKRMGLKLLMGAGIIIPLLYYMKRHRWSVLKSRKIAYRPPK